A region from the Bubalus kerabau isolate K-KA32 ecotype Philippines breed swamp buffalo chromosome 23, PCC_UOA_SB_1v2, whole genome shotgun sequence genome encodes:
- the CEP20 gene encoding centrosomal protein 20: MASVAELKAVLKDTLEKRGVLGHLKARIRAEVFNALDDENEPRPSLSHENFLINELIREYLEFNKYKYTASVLIAESGQPVVPLDRQFLIHELNAFEDSKDNTIPLLYGILAHFLHGTKDDKQNTFLKGSSLQPANPNLGRQPSGRKQMEEDLRQEQARGSNAENLHTSPTVKR; encoded by the exons ATGGCGAGTGTCGCCGAGTTGAAGGCCG TTTTAAAGGACACTTTGGAAAAAAGAGGAGTGTTAGGGCATTTAAAAGCAAGGATTCGTGCGGAAGTTTTCAATGCCCTTGATGATGAAAATGAACCTCGGCCATCATTGTCTCATGAAAACTTTCTAATTAATGAGCTTATTCGGGAGTATTTGGAATTCAACAAATACAAGTATACAGCGTCAGTCCTCATAGCAG AATCTGGTCAACCTGTAGTTCCACTGGACAGACAGTTTCTCATCCATGAACTAAATGCATTTGAAGACTCAAAGGATAATACAAT ACCTCTTTTATATGGGATTTTAGCTCATTTCTTGCATGGAACTAAGGATGACAAGCAAAATACATTTCTGAAAGGGTCTTCACTCCAGCCTGCAAACCCAAATCTTGGCAGACAACCTAGTGGAAGAAAGCAAATGG AAGAAGACCTGCGGCAGGAGCAGGCGAGGGGCAGCAATGCTGAAAACCTGCACACTTCACCCACGGTAAAGAGATGA